The Acidobacteriota bacterium genome has a segment encoding these proteins:
- a CDS encoding ParB/RepB/Spo0J family partition protein: protein MPKKKPASPKRQALGRGLDALLAKPAAALPEFSREAGDALEIDLSKIDPSPHQPRARIHPETLAELAHSIKETGVLQPVLVRPAERRGRFQLIAGERRLRAAKRAGLRRIPAVVRDAPDERLLEFALIENIQRENLSPLEEARAYRTLSDTYNLTQEKIAKRVGKSRAAVANAMRLLALPPKCQKLLEDGSLSSGHAKILLSLDDAALQERLAERIAKENLSVRAAGALAKAKVPSGGGPSRRKAAEASKDPNVRRAEEDLQRVLGTKVAIRGGGGRGRIEIFYYSANDLHRLYDQLLLSRGK, encoded by the coding sequence ATGCCCAAGAAAAAACCCGCTTCCCCGAAACGACAGGCGCTCGGACGCGGCCTGGATGCGCTGCTCGCGAAGCCCGCGGCGGCGCTTCCGGAGTTCTCCCGCGAAGCGGGCGATGCGCTCGAAATCGATCTCTCGAAAATAGACCCGTCGCCGCACCAGCCCCGCGCACGCATTCACCCGGAGACGCTCGCGGAGCTTGCGCACTCCATCAAGGAAACGGGCGTCCTGCAGCCCGTGCTGGTGCGCCCCGCGGAGCGGCGGGGACGTTTCCAGCTCATCGCGGGCGAGCGTCGCCTGCGCGCGGCGAAGCGCGCCGGCCTCCGGCGCATCCCCGCCGTCGTCCGCGACGCGCCCGACGAGCGGCTTCTCGAGTTCGCGCTCATCGAGAACATCCAGCGCGAGAACCTTTCCCCCCTCGAGGAGGCGCGCGCCTACAGGACCCTCTCCGACACGTACAACCTGACGCAGGAGAAAATCGCCAAGCGCGTCGGGAAGTCGCGCGCGGCCGTGGCGAACGCGATGCGCCTCCTCGCGCTTCCGCCCAAGTGCCAAAAATTGCTCGAGGACGGAAGCCTCAGCTCCGGCCACGCGAAAATTCTCCTTTCCCTCGATGACGCCGCGCTGCAGGAGCGCCTCGCGGAGCGCATCGCCAAAGAGAACCTCTCCGTGCGCGCCGCGGGAGCGCTCGCCAAAGCGAAGGTTCCGTCCGGCGGCGGGCCCTCCCGTCGAAAGGCCGCGGAAGCTTCCAAGGACCCGAACGTCCGCCGCGCGGAAGAGGATCTCCAGCGCGTGCTCGGCACGAAGGTCGCCATTCGCGGCGGGGGCGGCCGGGGCCGCATCGAAATTTTTTATTACTCCGCGAACGACCTGCACCGCCTCTACGACCAACTGCTTCTCTCGCGCGGGAAATAA